In a genomic window of Oncorhynchus keta strain PuntledgeMale-10-30-2019 unplaced genomic scaffold, Oket_V2 Un_scaffold_584_pilon_pilon, whole genome shotgun sequence:
- the LOC118360455 gene encoding renin-like, with the protein MAMLMHCWVCVIALSLTMTTTNALQRISLKKMPSIRETLHEIGVSPAQFFAELAQKSKDDPSTSNGTTPTPLTNYLDAQYYGEISIGSPAQIFNVVFDTGSANLWVPSYNCSPLYTACFTHNRYDASKSRTHIENGTAFSIQYASGNVRGFLSEDVVVVGGIPVVQVFAEVTALPAIPFIFAKFDGVLGMGYPIVAIDGITPVFDRIMSQHVLKDDVFSVYYSKDPMHKPGGELVLGGTDPDYYTGTFNYMGTREAGKWEVNMKGVSVGEEMLFCKEGCMAVIDTGSSYITGPASSVSVLMKTIGATELAEGGYTVNCDLVKSLPSVTFHLGGHEYSLTEGDYILWQSQFGEDICSVTFRGLDVPPPTGPIWILGANFIARYYTEFDRRNNRIGFATAV; encoded by the exons ATGGCCATGCTGATGCATTGCTGGGTGTGTGTGATTGCTCTGTCACTGACGATGACCACAACCAATGCCTTACAAAG GATCAGTCTGAAGAAGATGCCCTCCATAAGAGAGACTCTGCATGAGATAGGCGTGTCCCCAGCCCAGTTCTTTGCTGAATTGGCCCAGAAAAGCAAAGATGACCCCTCCACCAGCAATGggaccacccccacccccctcacCAACTACCTGGAT gCCCAGTATTATGGGGAGATCAGTATTGGTTCTCCTGCTCAGATATTCAATGTGGTGTTTGATACAGGCTCAGCCAACCTGTGGGTGCCCTCTTACAACTGTTCCCCTCTCTATACTGCCTGCT TTACCCACAACAGATATGATGCCTCCAAATCCCGAACACACATAGAGAACGGGACAGCTTTCTCCATCCAGTATGCCTCTGGAAATGTCAGAGGGTTCCTGAGTGAGGATGTGGTTGTG GTGGGTGGCATCCCAGTGGTCCAGGTATTTGCTGAGGTTACAGCCCTGCCTGCCATCCCCTTCATCTTTGCCAAGTTTGATGGGGTCCTGGGGATGGGCTACCCCATTGTGGCCATCGACGGCATCACCCCCGTGTTCGACCGCATTATGTCCCAGCACGTCCTCAAGGACGACGTCTTCTCTGTCTATTACAGCAA AGATCCAATGCACAAACCAGGTGGAGAGCTAGTGCTGGGAGGGACAGACCCAGACTACTACACTGGTACCTTCAACTACATGGGCACCCGTGAGGCAGGAAAATGGGAGGTCAACATGAAAGG GGTGTCTGTGGGGGAGGAGATGCTGTTCTGTAAGGAGGGCTGCATGGCTGTGATTGACACAGGCTCCTCCTACATTACAGGCCCTGCCTCTTCTGTGTCTGTACTGATGAAGACCATTGGAGCCACAGAGCTGGCAGAGGGAGGG TATACTGTGAACTGTGACCTGGTAAAGTCCTTACCCAGTGTCACCTTCCACCTGGGAGGCCATGAGTACTCACTCACTGAAGGAGACTACATCTTATGG CAATCTCAGTTTGGAGAGGACATATGTAGCGTGACTTTTAGGGGTTTGGATGTGCCGCCCCCTACTGGCCCTATCTGGATCCTGGGAGCCAACTTCATCGCCCGCTACTACACAGAGTTTGACCGTCGCAACAACCGCATAGGCTTCGCCACAGCAGTCTGA